From bacterium, one genomic window encodes:
- the tuf gene encoding elongation factor Tu (EF-Tu; promotes GTP-dependent binding of aminoacyl-tRNA to the A-site of ribosomes during protein biosynthesis; when the tRNA anticodon matches the mRNA codon, GTP hydrolysis results; the inactive EF-Tu-GDP leaves the ribosome and release of GDP is promoted by elongation factor Ts; many prokaryotes have two copies of the gene encoding EF-Tu) — EMVMPGDNVEMTVELITPIAMDKELRFAIREGGRTVGSGVVSEVIE, encoded by the coding sequence GGAGATGGTGATGCCGGGCGACAACGTCGAGATGACGGTGGAGCTGATCACGCCGATCGCGATGGACAAGGAGCTCCGGTTCGCGATCCGCGAAGGTGGACGAACCGTCGGATCCGGAGTCGTCTCCGAGGTCATCGAGTAG